The genome window GAACGCGCCGCTGCCGAAACCGGTCAGGAACGCGAACACCATGAACAGCACCAGGTTGTGCGTGTTCCCGGCGTACAGGACGCCGAACTGCGCGCCGGCCGCGATCACCAGCACCAGCGTGAGCGTCTGCCGCCGCCCGAGCTTGTCCGACGCCCAGCCGACGACCGCGCGGCCGGTGCCGTTCACGACCGCCAGCACCCCGGCCGAGGACGCCGCGACGAACGCGCCGAAGTGGCTCACCTTCGCGAACGGCACCTGGAAGTTGATGCCGAACAGCGAAACGCCGCCGATGATCACCAGGCACACCCACATCAGCGGCAGCATCCCGGTCCGGACGGCCTCCCCCGGCGAGAACTGCTTAACCGCGGGCGGGTTCTTCGCCAGGCCGCCGCGGGACTTCCGGTCGCGGACCCAGTTCAGCGGGTCGACGTCGTTCGGCCACCAGCTCTTCGGCGGATCCTTGAACAGGAACCCGCAGATCCCGACGGCGAGGAGCATGTAGACGCCCATCACGTCGAGGATCACCGAATAGTTGGCCGGGGTGAGGAAAGCCGCGAACACGTAGATGAACGGGACCGCGCCGTAGGCGAACCCGCCGTTGACGAAGCCGGTTCGCGCACCCCGCTTTTCCGGGTACCACTTGCCGACCATGTTGATGCAGGTCGCGTACACCAGTCCGGCGCCGATCCCGCCGAGGACCGAATAGCCCGCGAACGCCAGGGCGAGATTGCCGCTGTGCGAAATCGTGAAGTAGCCGATGCCGCTGCAGACCGCGCCGACGAGCATCGCCGTCTTCGCCGAGACGATGTTCTTCTCCCGCAGCCGCCCGGCCGGGAACGCGACCGCGGCCTGGAACACGGCCCAGACGCTGGCCAGCCAGAACGCGTCCGACAGCGTCCAGCCGTACTTCTCTTCCAGGGTGCCTTCGACGGCGCCCCAGCCGTACTCGAACACGCTGACCGCCATCATGGCGATCCACGGCAGCCAGACCATCCAGCTGCGCGAGCGCCCCATGATGTCGTGCGGTGTTTCGCCTACCCGGTACACCCTTCCGTTGTCGTCGACGATCTCCTGGTAACGAGCTGCAGTCATGAGAGTTCTCTTTCGTCAGCGCTTACCCGTGTCCCTCTGCGTGCCGCGTCAGCCGGTGGCCGGCCGGGCCACGAGCTCGGTTTCGGCGAGCCCGTGGCGCATCCCGCCGGGTTTCCGGCCGGGCTGGCGCAAGAACAACGCGAGCCCCGCCGCGAGCAGGCTCGTGCCGGCCGCCAAGTAAAAGGCCGCGCCGTAGCCCCACCCGTCGATCACCATCTTGCCGAGGCCCGCGCCGACGATGCCCGAAACGAGCTTCGAGCTGTAGACCAGGCCGTAGTTGCTGGCGTTGTTGTTTTCCCCGAAGTAGTCGGCGGTCAGCGCGGCGAACAACGGGAAGATCGCCCCGCCGCCGAACCCGGAAACCATCGACGCCAGCAGGAACAGCGGCATGCTGCCGAGCGATCCGGACAGGTACACCGCGATCTGCGCCAGGCCCAGCACCACGCAGACCAGCAGCAGCGTCTGCCGCCGCCCGTAGCGGTCGGAGATCCAGCCGATCACCCCGCGCCCGGCGCCGTTGATGACCGCCTTGAGGCTCATCGCGAGCGCGACGATGCCGCCCGCGAACCCCATTTCCTTGCCGAACGGCACCTGCGCGGAAATGCCGAAGATGTTCACACCCGCCGTGCACAGCAGGCAGATCCACATCAGCGGCAGCATGCCGGTCTTGAGCGCCTCCCGCGGCGTGAACTGCTTGACCGCGGGCGGGTTCTTCGCCAGCGACCGGCGCACGCGCGGGTCGTCCGACACCTTCAGCGGGTCGACCTGCGCCGGCCACCAGTTCTTCGGCGGATCGCGGAAGAACAGCCCGCTGACCGCGACGGCGGCGGCGAGGAAGAGCCCGACCGCGGGCAAAATGCTGCCGTAGTTGCCCAGGTCCAGGTAGTTCGTGAAGATGAAGATGAACGGGACGGAGCCGTAGGCGAACCCGCCGTTGACGAAGCCCGTCTTCCCGCCCTTCCGCTCCGGGTACCACTTGCCGACCATGTTGATGCAGGTCGCGTAGACGAACCCGGCACCACCGCCGCCGAACAGGCCGAAGCCGAGGTAGGCCCAGAAGACGCTCGGCGAGTAGGCCAGTGCCACGTACCCGAGCACGGTGCCCGCGGCGCCGAGCAGCATCGCCGAGCGGGCGGACAGCCGGCCGCTTTCGCGCAACTTGCCCGCGGGGAACGCCACCGCCGCCTGGAAGAAGATCCAGACGGCCAGCAGCCAGAAGATGTGGGCGCCGTGCCAGCCGTGCGCCGCGGACAGCGTGTCCTCGGCCGAAGTGAACGCGTATTCCGAAGAGCTGATGGCCATCATGGCCACCCAGGGCAGGACGACCATCGTCCACCGGGGTCTGCCCATGATGTCCCGGTCGGACTCGCCGACGCGGTAGGTTCTTCCGTTCGGGTCAGTGATCTCCTGGTAAGTGGCTGCGGTCATGAGAGTTGTCCTTCGTCACCGTTGACTCACGTCCCTCTGCTGCCGTAGTGCGGGTGGATCATCGTCCTTTCCGTGTGCTCGGGCCAGCCCCTGTGGAGGACGTTCAGAGCAGCCCCGCGGCCCGCGCCCAGCGGTACTTCGCGCCGAGCACGGCCACGGGCTTTTCGGTCGTGTACGGGTAGGCGACGACGCCGTGCTCGTACAGGTAGTCACTCGCTTCTTCGACCTCGACGTCACCGGAGAGCGACGCGACGACGGGCTTGTGGATCCCCTTCGCGCGGTACTCCGCGACCACTTCGGACACGAGTTCCGCGAACACCATCGGCGGGGTGACGATGGTGTGCCAGTAGCCGAGGATCAGGGCGTGGACGCGGTCGTCCTCGAGACCGAGGGCGATCGTTTTGCGGTAGGTCGAGGGCGGTTCGCCGCCGGTGATGTCCACCGGGTTTCCCGCCGCGCCGAACGGCGGGATGAACTCCCGAAACGCCGCGTCGAGGTCGGGCGGGATCGCCATCAGGTCCAGCCCGTTGTCGACGCACGCGTCCGACAGCAGCACGCCGGAGCCGCCGGCACCGGTGATGATGACGACGTTCTCGCCCTTCGGCGCGGGCAGCAGCGGGATGCCGCGGGCGTACTCGAGCAGGTCGTTGAGCCCGGGCGCCCGGACGACGCCGCTCTGGCGGAGGATGTCGTCGTAGACCTTGTCGTTCCCGGCGAGCGCGCCGGTGTGCGAACTGGCCGCCTTCGCGCCCTGCGACGTCCGGCCCGCCTTGAGGACCACGACCGGCTTGCGCTTCGAGACGCGCTTCGCCGTCTCCGCGAACGAGCGGCCGTCCTTGAGGTCTTCGAGGTGCATCGCGACGAGCTGGGTGTTGTCGTCCTGCTCGAAGAAGGTGAGCAGGTCGTCCTCGTCGATGTCGGCCTTGTTCCCCACGCCGACGATCGACGACACGCCCATCTTCGCCGAGCGGCTGAACCCGAGGATCGCCATCCCGATCCCGCCACTCTGCGAGGACAGGGCGACGCCGCCTTTGACGTCATACGGTGTACAAAATGTCGCCGACAGGTTTTCCGGCGTGTAGTAGTAGCCGTAGATGTTGGGCCCGAGGATGCGCACGCCGTGCTTGCGCGCGATCGCGACGACCTCGTCCTGCAGCTCGACGTTGCCGGTCTCGCCGAAGCCGGACGGGATGAGGATCGCGCCGGCCGCGCCCTTCTTGCCGACCTCCTCCAGCGCGGCGGGGACGAACTTGGCCGGGATGGCGAAGACCGCGACGTCGACGTCGCCGGGTACGTCGGTGATGCTGGCGTACGCCTTGCGGTCGAGGATCTCGGTGGCCTTGGGGTTGATCGGGTGGATCTCCCCCGCGTACCCGCCGTCGACCAGGTTCTTCATCACCGAGTTGCCGATCTTGCCCGCTTCGGCCGACGCGCCGATCACCGCGATCGACGCCGGCTTCATGATCCGGTTCATCGACGCGAGGATCTCCTCCTGGGTGAACCGGTGCGGCTCCTTCGCCGCTTCCGGGTCGACCAGGATGCGGACGTCGACCGCGGTCGCCCCGCGCGCGGTGGCGAGCACCGGGTTGAGGTCCACTTCGGACAGCTGCGGGAAGTCGGCGACCAGCTGCCCGAGCCCGGTGATGACGGCGGCGAGCGCGTCGCGGTCGACAGGATCCGATCCGCGGACTCCCCGGAGGATTTCCACCGCTTGGATACCGTCGACCATCGACAGCGCTTCGTCGGTCGTCGTCGGCGCGAGCCGGAAGGTGACGTCCTTGAGCACCTCCACCAGCACGCCGCCGAGGCCGAACGCGACGACCTTGCCGAACGTCGGGTCGGTGACCGAGCCGACGATCACCTCCTGGCCCTCGGTGAGCATCTGCTGCACCTGGACGCCGAGGATCCGCGCGCCGGCGTCGTAGGCCTTCGCGTTCTCGACGATCTGCTCGTATCCCGCCCGCACCGCTTCGGCGTCCCGCAGGCCGACGAGCACCCCGCCGGCCTCCGTCTTGTGCAGGATGTCCGGGGAGACGATCTTGAGCACCACCGGCAGCCCGATGGCTTCGGCCTGGGCCACGGCGTCCTCCGCCGAGCCGGCCAGCCGCTCCGCCGGCGTCGGGATACCGTATGCCTCGCACACCGCACGCCCCTCGGGTGCGGTCAGCGAGGACCGCCCCTCGGCCGCCACCTGGTCGAGGATCTTTTCGACCGCCACGCGATCCGCCACTCAGATCACCCCCGCCGCGCGGAACTTCTCGAGCTCCGCCTCGCCGTAGCCGAGCTCGCCCAGCACCTCGTCGTTGTGCTCGCCGAGCAGCGGCGAGCGGTCGATCTCGACCGGCGAGTCGGAGAGCTTCAGCGGGCAGCCGACGGTCTTGAACGCACCGCGTTCCGGGTGCGCCACCTCGACGACCGAGCCGAGCTCGGCCAGGGTCTCGTCCTCGATGAGCTCCTTCGTGGACAGGATCGGGCCGCACGGGATGTTGCAGGCGTTGAGCTTCTCCAGCACTTCCCACTTGGTGTGCTTCTCGGTCCACTCCTCGACGAGCGCGAACATCTTGTCCAGTTTGGACAGCCGGACCTCGGGGGTGGCCCACGCCGGGTCCTCGGCCAGCTCGCCCTTGCCGATCAGCCGGGCCAGCGGGGCCCAGCCGGGTGGCTGGAC of Amycolatopsis solani contains these proteins:
- a CDS encoding OFA family MFS transporter: MTAARYQEIVDDNGRVYRVGETPHDIMGRSRSWMVWLPWIAMMAVSVFEYGWGAVEGTLEEKYGWTLSDAFWLASVWAVFQAAVAFPAGRLREKNIVSAKTAMLVGAVCSGIGYFTISHSGNLALAFAGYSVLGGIGAGLVYATCINMVGKWYPEKRGARTGFVNGGFAYGAVPFIYVFAAFLTPANYSVILDVMGVYMLLAVGICGFLFKDPPKSWWPNDVDPLNWVRDRKSRGGLAKNPPAVKQFSPGEAVRTGMLPLMWVCLVIIGGVSLFGINFQVPFAKVSHFGAFVAASSAGVLAVVNGTGRAVVGWASDKLGRRQTLTLVLVIAAGAQFGVLYAGNTHNLVLFMVFAFLTGFGSGAFYPLFAALVPDYFGENNNASNYGLVYSAKLVGGVGGGGLAAGVISVWGYTGAYVLAGCIALLSAVLTLFLRQPGRKRHQLAETELVARPSASAG
- a CDS encoding OFA family MFS transporter → MTAATYQEITDPNGRTYRVGESDRDIMGRPRWTMVVLPWVAMMAISSSEYAFTSAEDTLSAAHGWHGAHIFWLLAVWIFFQAAVAFPAGKLRESGRLSARSAMLLGAAGTVLGYVALAYSPSVFWAYLGFGLFGGGGAGFVYATCINMVGKWYPERKGGKTGFVNGGFAYGSVPFIFIFTNYLDLGNYGSILPAVGLFLAAAVAVSGLFFRDPPKNWWPAQVDPLKVSDDPRVRRSLAKNPPAVKQFTPREALKTGMLPLMWICLLCTAGVNIFGISAQVPFGKEMGFAGGIVALAMSLKAVINGAGRGVIGWISDRYGRRQTLLLVCVVLGLAQIAVYLSGSLGSMPLFLLASMVSGFGGGAIFPLFAALTADYFGENNNASNYGLVYSSKLVSGIVGAGLGKMVIDGWGYGAAFYLAAGTSLLAAGLALFLRQPGRKPGGMRHGLAETELVARPATG
- a CDS encoding acetate--CoA ligase family protein, producing MADRVAVEKILDQVAAEGRSSLTAPEGRAVCEAYGIPTPAERLAGSAEDAVAQAEAIGLPVVLKIVSPDILHKTEAGGVLVGLRDAEAVRAGYEQIVENAKAYDAGARILGVQVQQMLTEGQEVIVGSVTDPTFGKVVAFGLGGVLVEVLKDVTFRLAPTTTDEALSMVDGIQAVEILRGVRGSDPVDRDALAAVITGLGQLVADFPQLSEVDLNPVLATARGATAVDVRILVDPEAAKEPHRFTQEEILASMNRIMKPASIAVIGASAEAGKIGNSVMKNLVDGGYAGEIHPINPKATEILDRKAYASITDVPGDVDVAVFAIPAKFVPAALEEVGKKGAAGAILIPSGFGETGNVELQDEVVAIARKHGVRILGPNIYGYYYTPENLSATFCTPYDVKGGVALSSQSGGIGMAILGFSRSAKMGVSSIVGVGNKADIDEDDLLTFFEQDDNTQLVAMHLEDLKDGRSFAETAKRVSKRKPVVVLKAGRTSQGAKAASSHTGALAGNDKVYDDILRQSGVVRAPGLNDLLEYARGIPLLPAPKGENVVIITGAGGSGVLLSDACVDNGLDLMAIPPDLDAAFREFIPPFGAAGNPVDITGGEPPSTYRKTIALGLEDDRVHALILGYWHTIVTPPMVFAELVSEVVAEYRAKGIHKPVVASLSGDVEVEEASDYLYEHGVVAYPYTTEKPVAVLGAKYRWARAAGLL